Within Methyloversatilis discipulorum, the genomic segment TCTTCGGATCCTTGATCAGTTTCGCCAGATCGGCGTTGGCCATCGCGGCGCCCGGAACGGCGAGCGCGGCGAGCCACAGGGGCAGTTGTTTCATCTTCACGGACATGGGGTGTTTCTCCTCGTTGCTTTCCCAATGGCCCACGCCTGAACGGCCCGGACCGGCGGCCCCCGCCGGAGCCCATAAGTAGCTCTCTGTTGACGGGTTATGGACTTATACATCGCAGAATGCAACGACGGGATGGAATCCCCCGACCAAGAGCCTGGATGCCCCGATGTCGGGATGAATTCACGGTCAAAACGGGGATATATCCCGGATTCAAGGATTTGCCGGGGGCGTGTGTGCCGCTGTCATTCGAGCGGGGTGCCGGCCGGAATCCGGGGTGTGGCGATATGCAACGACTGCCGGCAGGCGCCGGCCGGGGCGCTGGCTCAGCGCCGGAAACGATCCGGGCGGAAACCCCAGGCGAGGCTGAGCACGCCGAGCAGTGCCGGCAGCCAGCCCAGCCGGGTCGGCACCGACTGCGTGCGACCGAGTTCGGGATCGGTCAGCGCCGCTGCAAGCCCGTCGGCGTCGGTCAGCGTGTGATAGGCCATGCCGGTCTGCGACGCCAGTTCGCGCAGGTGCGGCGACTTCAGGCTGGACAGGTGTTCGGTGCCGGCGACCACCGCCTGCTGCGCCACCGATTGGCCTGACTCATCCACCATCGCTTCGCCGTTGGCGCTCGAACCGGTGCGCCCGCGCGTCGCGGTGTCGGTCTGCGATACCTCGTCGGCACGCCAGTAACCGAGCGGTCGGCCGTCCGGGTCGAATTTCGGGATCGGGCTCAGCGCGCTGCCGCCGGTACCGACGATCAGCCCCTTCACCGCGCCCGGTTCGCCATCGAAGGACGGGCGTATCTTCGGGTGCAGCGGTGGTGCCTCGTGGCCGTCGGTGACGAACACCAGCGACGGCTTCTGCTCCAGATCCTTCAATGCACGGATCGACGAGAACAGGCCTTTCGACACCTCGCTGGCGCCGGCCCAGGACATCTGGCCGTCGATGCTGGACAGCGTCGCCAGCAGTTCGTGATAGTTGCTGCACACCT encodes:
- a CDS encoding VWA domain-containing protein — encoded protein: MIATTRQLLARANSPQTRPLTVALLLFALAAVLPPVSLPGRSYTHMVVLDITQSMNTRDYELDGKPVDRLTYAKHSLAESLRALPCGSRIGWGVFSEYRLLALMTPVEVCSNYHELLATLSSIDGQMSWAGASEVSKGLFSSIRALKDLEQKPSLVFVTDGHEAPPLHPKIRPSFDGEPGAVKGLIVGTGGSALSPIPKFDPDGRPLGYWRADEVSQTDTATRGRTGSSANGEAMVDESGQSVAQQAVVAGTEHLSSLKSPHLRELASQTGMAYHTLTDADGLAAALTDPELGRTQSVPTRLGWLPALLGVLSLAWGFRPDRFRR